In the Wyeomyia smithii strain HCP4-BCI-WySm-NY-G18 chromosome 2, ASM2978416v1, whole genome shotgun sequence genome, one interval contains:
- the LOC129725230 gene encoding beta-1,3-glucan-binding protein, which yields MKLCYCAVVIFVLISDGGAQSYSVPEVEFEYLRPMGFRASIPDTPGVRLFAFHARFNKPFLQFEQGDMSDDIIEPIGDRWVFQTTKVSLLEGHYIYYWYYIQHEDKGYVISNKKHMVRKDQKPTTTTTTTTTTTTTTTTTTVKPKTTKPTPSSKTVIMTHPTKASSASCGPTETTVNGEASCAGKLIFEDTFQTLDLKKWQREVRIPLDTESAEFVSYQSSEENSYVVGGHLFIVPTVLNMQPEFNDERIRTGELILSGCKSPTNNEYECRRKAALSSILPPVVSAKLNTRGSFRFRYGRVEIRAKLPKGDWIFPQLLLQPWENYYGYADLGSGLMLVALILSNDQLVTREGAQADGHRLRGGAIISNVPKHREAFMKANILDEHFSDNFHTYGLTWKPDSIALSVDGFQYATLRNKFRDYGISNNLTQAKLWNVNNTMSPFDREFYISLGVGVGGVRDFPDFSKSGPFGTPKPWNNTSPKAEYFFYQNRNVWYRTWTDPELKVDYVRVYAL from the exons ATGAAGCTATGCTACTGTgcggttgtgatttttgttCTAATCAGCGACGGGGGAGCACAGAGCTACTCGGTTCCCGAGgttgaatttgaatatttgagaCCGATGGGCTTCAGAGCTAGTATACCAG ATACCCCCGGTGTGCGATTATTTGCATTTCACGCCCGTTTCAACAAGCCATTTCTACAGTTCGAGCAAGGTGATATGAGTGATGATATTATAGAACCAATCGGAGATCGATGGGTGTTCCAAACTACGAAAGTTAGTTTATTAGAAGGGCACTACATTTACTATTGGTATTACATTCAGCATGAAGACAAGGGTTATGttatatcaaataaaaaacacaTGGTGAGAAAGGATCAGAAACCAACAACTACAACTACAAcaaccacaacaacaacaactactactactactaccacTGTAAAACCCAAAACTACAAAGCCGACTCCGTCGTCGAAAACGGTGATTATGACTCATCCCACCAAGGCTAGCTCGGCTTCATGTGGACCTACAGAAACCACCGTAAATGGAGAGGCCTCATGCGCCGGCAAGTTAATCTTCGAGGACACCTTTCAGACGCTGGATCTGAAAAAATGGCAACGTGAAGTTCGAATCCCATTGGATACGGAG TCGGCGGAATTCGTGTCCTACCAAAGCTCGGAGGAGAACAGCTACGTCGTTGGAGGTCACCTTTTCATCGTTCCCACCGTGCTCAACATGCAGCCGGAGTTCAACGATGAACGCATTCGTACTGGCGAGTTAATCTTATCCGG CTGCAAATCACCCACCAACAATGAGTATGAATGCCGCCGGAAGGCGGCTCTTTCCAGCATCCTACCGCCGGTCGTGTCAGCCAAGTTGAACACCAGAGGCAGCTTCCGCTTTCGGTATGGCCGGGTGGAGATCCGAGCCAAGCTGCCTAAAGGCGACTGGATATTTCCAC AATTGCTACTCCAACCATGGGAAAACTACTACGGGTATGCTGATTTAGGCTCTGGTTTGATGCTAGTAGCGCTCATTCTGTCCAACGATCAGCTTGTCACCCGCGAGGGCGCCCAAGCCGATGGACATCGCTTGCGGGGCGGAGCCATCATCAGCAACGTACCAAAACATCGCGAGGCCTTCATGAAGGCAAACATCCTCGATGAGCACTTTAGCGATAATTTTCACACCTACGGATTAACCTGGAAACCGGATAGTATAGCGCTGTCCGTCGATGGATTTCAGTATGCAACGTTAAGAAACAAATTTAGGGATTACGGAATTAGCAATAATTTAACTCAGGCTAAGCTGTGGAATGTGAATAACACGATGTCCCCCTTTGATCGGGAG TTTTACATTTCTCTTGGAGTGGGCGTTGGAGGCGTTCGAGATTTTCCTGACTTCAGCAAAAGTGGACCGTTCGGCACGCCGAAGCCGTGGAATAACACAAGTCCGAAGGCGGAATATTTTTTctatcaaaatcgcaacgtttgGTACCGAACATGGACCGATCCGGAACTGAAAGTGGATTACGTACGTGTGTACGCACTGTAA